The Arctopsyche grandis isolate Sample6627 chromosome 7, ASM5162203v2, whole genome shotgun sequence genome includes a window with the following:
- the Bre1 gene encoding E3 ubiquitin-protein ligase Bre1 has protein sequence MAKRSAEEASAALHQLHPPIKKVHFEPHLIGPVSTLEEMDIKVLQFQNKKLAQRIEQRHRSEAELRQRIEQLEKRQTQDDAVLCVVNRYWNQLNEDIRVLLQRFDAETADESENKNENEATTSFLMQLSTWDKQELEEQLAHRVQVSKRAVAKILQAFDRLQQRNEKVTRAIGGEAVNDESGTEVPPPSLEEAVRSLNAELQAENRRLQALGTSLHERHHTMTLRVACLQDALNGRDTENAELRNQIDETQYELMKVRSRNDKLENHFAEAIEKLKSYNLVGSTSSNSTNAASSASVQLGAGQLEDLHKEAEELRELANNRLTELDRIHQQHREALKEVEKLKMDIRQLPESVIVETTEYKCLQSQFSVLYNESMQMKTALDETRTQLQNSKNQHQRQIEMMESEELTRQRSLRAELIQLEDVLGQLRKEYEMLRIEFEQNLAANEQTGPINKEMRHLITSLQNHNGQLKGEAHRYKRKYKDSTQEIAKLKKDLEDVNGTNCNASTTPNTCTVVKEEKKEIISTTGTVTENVQQTPPSSTPPTELLQVKKEENDTHENEEPVDTKDGIVTNQISNMAAVDGVKSVTPHSKGNSKPKEKDRVDHNRSSKSQEAEIIKDLKQQLKKAVNEQKEMKLLLDMYKGVSKEQRDKVQLMAAERKARQELDDHRQQAKRQQECKREEKRKLADEDAMRKIKQLEEQKYELQKQISSQKPPGDPAWSATQFNRPFAGSHEEEALLNEMEVTGQAFEDMQEQNSRLIQQLREKDDANFKLMTERIKANSLHKLLREEKQLLQEQVVTRDQQIDAMNLVTRKLEEKERLLQNTLSAVEKELVLRQQAMEMHKRKAIESAQSAADLKLHLEKYHAQMKEAQQVVAEKTSALEAEAYKTKRLHEELAVVRRKNDRLKKMELAGSSMDEVLLEEIREYKETLTCPSCKVKRKDAVLSKCFHVFCWDCLKTRYETRQRKCPKCNAAFGANDYHRLYLST, from the exons ATGGCGAAGCGCAGCGCGGAGGAAGCGTCGGCGGCGCTCCATCAGCTGCATCCGCCCATCAAGAAGGTGCACTTCGAGCCGCACCTCATCGGGCCCGTCTCCACGCTCGAGGAGATGGACATCAAGGTGCTGCAGTTCCAGAACAAGAAGCTGGCCCAG CGTATTGAACAGCGACACCGCTCGGAAGCTGAACTGCGTCAGAGGATCGAGCAGCTAGAGAAACGGCAAACCCAAGACGATGCAGTGCTGTGTGTGGTCAATCGCTATTGGAATCAACTCAATGAGGATATCAGGGTCTTGTTGCAGAGGTTCGACGCTGAAACCGCCGATGAATCTGAAAACAAAA ACGAGAATGAAGCAACGACATCATTTTTGATGCAACTATCAACGTGGGACAAGCAGGAGCTGGAGGAACAATTGGCGCACAGAGTGCAGGTCAGCAAGAGAGCTGTAGCTAAAATTTTGCAAGCGTTTGATCGGCTACAACAGAGGAATGAAAAAGTCACTAGAGCCATCGGGGGAGAGGCTGTTAATG ATGAAAGTGGAACTGAAGTTCCTCCTCCGTCATTAGAAGAGGCTGTGCGTTCTTTAAATGCGGAATTGCAAGCGGAGAACAGAAGACTACAAGCGTTAGGAACGAGTTTGCATGAACGTCATCACACAATGACTTTGAGGGTGGCGTGTTTACAAGATGCACTCAACGGCCGTGATACTGAAAACGCAGAATTAAGAAATCAAATTGATGAAACACAATATGAATTGATGAAG GTGAGATCAAGGAATGATAAATTAGAAAATCATTTTGCAGAAGCGATAGAGAAGTTAAAAAGCTATAATTTGGTCGGTAGTACAAGTAGTAACTCTACGAATGCAGCGTCTAGTGCTAGTGTACAACTTGGCGCAGGACAATTAGAGGACTTGCACAAAGAAGCGGAAGAACTTCGAGAATTAGCTAATAATCGTCTTACAGAATTGGATCGGATTCATCAACAGCACCGAGAAGCACTCAAAGAAGTCGAGAAACTGAAGATGGAT ATTCGGCAATTACCAGAATCTGTGATTGTGGAAACAACAGAATACAAATGTCTTCAGAGTCAATTTTCCGTATTGTATAATGAATCTATGCAAATGAAAACGGCTTTAGATGAAACACGAACGCAGTTACAGAATAGTAAAAATCAACATCAACGGCAAATTGAAATGATGGag AGTGAAGAACTAACGCGGCAAAGGAGTCTCAGGGCTGAATTGATTCAACTTGAAGATGTTTTAGGACAATTACGCAAAGAATACGAAATGTTACGAATTGAATTTGAACAGAACTTGGCTGCCAATGAACAAACGGGACCCATAAATAAAGAAATGAGACATTTGATTACTTCTCTGCAAAATCATAACGGACAATTGAAAGGCGAAGCTCATAGGTACAAACGAAAATACAAAGATTCGACACAAGAAATTGCCaag TTGAAGAAAGATCTGGAGGATGTGAACGGAACCAATTGTAATGCAAGCACCACACCAAATACATGCACAGTGGTAAAAGAAGAAAAGAAAGAAATTATTAGCACCACTGGAACGGTAACTGAGAATGTTCAACAAACTCCTCCTTCGAGTACACCCCCGACGGAACTATTACAAgtgaaaaaagaagaaaatgataCCCATgag AATGAGGAGCCAGTTGATACGAAAGATGGCATTGTCACTAACCAAATTAGTAACATGGCGGCAGTTGATGGTGTCAAATCTGTAACGCCTCATTCAAAAGGAAATTCCAAACCCAAAGAAAAAGACAGAGTCGACCATAATAGATCAAGCAAATCCCAAGAAGCTGAAATTATTAAGGATCTCAAACAACAACTCAA GAAAGCTGTAAATGAACAAAAAGAAATGAAATTATTGTTGGACATGTACAAAGGAGTTAGCAAAGAGCAACGTGATAAAGTTCAATTGATGGCAGCTGAAAGGAAAGCGAGACAAGAGTTGGATGATCATAGGCAACAGGCTAAACGGCAACAG GAATGTAAAAgggaagaaaaaagaaaattggcTGATGAAGATGCAATGAGGAAAATCAAACAGTTGGAAGAACAGAAATatgaattacaaaaacaaatatcATCTCAGAAGCCTCCGGGTGATCCTGCTTGGTCAGCAACACAGTTTAATAGACCATTTGCTGGTTCACAt GAGGAGGAAGCCCTTCTAAATGAGATGGAAGTAACTGGACAAGCTTTTGAAGATATGCAAGAGCAGAATTCTAGGCTAATTCAACAACTTCGTGAAAAAGACGatgctaattttaaattaatgactGAAAGAATTAAAGCTAATTCCTTACACAAACTACTTAGAGAAGAGAAACAACTCCTTCAGGAGcag GTCGTTACTCGGGATCAACAAATCGATGCGATGAACTTAGTTACACGAAAATTAGAAGAAAAGGAAAGACTATTACAAAATACCCTAAGCGCAGTGGAGAAGGAACTCGTGTTGAGACAACAAGCAATGGAAATGCATAAAAGGAAAGCCATTGAGTCGGCGCAGTCAGCTGCAGATCTCAAATTGCATTTAG AGAAATACCACGCTCAGATGAAAGAAGCCCAACAAGTTGTAGCCGAGAAGACAAGCGCACTAGAGGCGGAGGCGTATAAAACGAAAAGACTTCAC GAGGAGTTGGCTGTGGTGCGTCGTAAAAATGATCGTTTGAAGAAAATGGAGTTGGCTGGGAGCAGCATGGACGAAGTGCTCTTGGAAGAAATTAGAGAATATAAGGAGACTCTCACGTGTCCATCGTGCAAAGTGAAGCGCAAAGATGCTGTCTTATCCAAGTGTTTCCACGTCTTCTGCTGGGATTGTCTGAAAACGCGCTACGAAACGAGACAACGCAAGTGTCCCAAATGCAACGCCGCCTTCGGAGCCAACGACTACCACAGACTCTACCTTTCCACCTAA
- the LOC143914099 gene encoding caspase-8-like: protein MLPGFQSSLFGTARIELDILHDVESNLELYEKISLVFLLYNEVAVAQERLTLLLLTPDNTPSILHDWACSHGATWRQTLVEALLIIQAYSDLSALGLDIPKLKDHFLPHRLETSLFVHPVKKVLYAICEAHVKSDTHTLVKSLECSFANVEVDEYDYKYLELFILKLLRNKFIYLGPWRQSVENKTFLSETICDIEGFAKFLDRSKFEKLYENLISAQKYINQTVNSIKDDKQILNKIVNLPTSKPSDKPSCSSSNNLSNDFLEKYPILDSNDVGYFLIINQKIFESNGEIHFEERLGTDLDVQKLTLCWQAYGFTVKVLENLPHYRILPEISSHIKRTSSSHSAFAVCILSHGQNDVVFGSDSKPVEVNRIKEVLCSYHEALICKPKLLIIQACRGEEMMKSVFTKNSNIRTDSPLVILPEPADLLVFWATVANYVSYRDTLKGTWFIETLCNCMMNYGDKLHLSDVFTKVNSVLSEKKVQISQFESTWRKIFQLKKLS from the coding sequence ATGTTACCGGGATTTCAATCATCATTATTCGGCACAGCTAGAATCGAACTGGATATTTTACACGATGTGGAATCCAATTTGGAACTGTATGAAAAGATCTCCTTGGTATTTTTGCTGTATAACGAAGTGGCTGTGGCTCAAGAACGACTGACACTATTGCTGTTGACACCGGACAATACACCTTCTATATTACACGATTGGGCTTGCAGTCATGGTGCAACTTGGAGACAAACACTCGTCGAAGCGCTTTTAATTATTCAGGCCTACTCTGATTTGAGCGCTCTCGGCTTAGACATTCCTAAACTGAAAGACCATTTTCTTCCACATAGGCTTGAGACTTCACTTTTTGTACATCCCGTTAAAAAAGTTCTCTATGCTATATGCGAGGCTCATGTAAAAAGTGACACACATACTTTAGTTAAGTCATTGGAATGTTCATTTGCAAATGTTGAGGTTGATGaatatgattataaatatttagagTTATTCATATTGAAACTTTTAaggaataaatttatatatttgggaCCGTGGAGACAAAGTGTAGAAAATAAAACATTCCTCTCAGAAACCATATGTGATATTGAAGGTTTTGCTAAATTTCTCGATAGATCCAAATTTGAgaaattgtatgaaaatttaatttccgctcaaaaatatattaatcaaacagttaattcaattaaagacgataaacaaattttaaataaaattgtaaatttgccCACTAGTAAGCCGAGCGATAAACCTTCATGTAGTTCCTCAAATAATTTGAGTAACGATTTTCTTGAGAAATATCCTATTCTGGATTCTAACGATGTAGGATATTTTTTGATTATCAATCAAAAGATTTTTGAATCGAATGGTgaaatacattttgaagaaagaTTAGGTACAGATCTCGACGTGCAAAAACTTACACTCTGTTGGCAAGCATACGGTTTCACCGTGAAAGTCCTTGAAAACCTACCTCATTACAGAATTTTACCTGAAATATCTTCACACATTAAAAGGACATCTTCTTCGCATAGTGCATTTGCTGTTTGTATTTTATCACACGGTCAAAATGATGTGGTGTTCGGAAGCGACAGTAAGCCCGTTGAGGTGAACCGTATAAAAGAAGTTTTATGTTCCTATCATGAAGCTTTAATTTGTAAACCGAAACTTTTAATAATTCAAGCGTGCAGAGGCGAGGAAATGATGAAATCGGTGTTTACTAAGAATTCAAACATTAGAACGGATTCTCCGCTTGTTATTTTACCAGAGCCAGCCGATTTGTTGGTGTTTTGGGCTACGGTTGCCAATTATGTGTCGTATCGGGACACTTTGAAGGGAACTTGGTTCATTGAGACACTGTGTAACTGCATGATGAATTATGGCGATAAGTTACATTTGTCCGATGTGTTCACCAAAGTTAACAGCGTGCTCAGTGAAAAGAAAGTTCAAATTTCACAGTTTGAATCAACTTGGAGGaaaatatttcaactgaaaaagTTGTCTTAg